The Vibrio nitrifigilis genome window below encodes:
- the pdxY gene encoding pyridoxal kinase PdxY, with protein sequence MQGILSIQSHVSYGHAGNSSAVFPMQRMGFEVWPIHTVQFSNHTHYTQGWTGHAFTADDIAEVVRGLANLDVLTECQAVVTGYQGTAEQCSVVADTVAKVKQANPNALYVCDPVMSNPEKGCIVAPGITEQLINTLIPIADVIVPNQFELSQIANMEINSLEDAVKACHKALTKGPKLIIAKHLHGIDKQNFNMMLATKDGVYLAKRPLYQICKEPIGVGDLITSIFTAGLLKGWSPLQAFQHCHDAVHGVLKTTFKSGEWELQTIAAQDELINPSEHFPAELVEQHSESYA encoded by the coding sequence ATGCAAGGGATTCTATCCATCCAATCACATGTGAGTTATGGCCATGCAGGGAATAGCAGCGCTGTTTTTCCAATGCAACGAATGGGGTTTGAAGTCTGGCCAATCCATACTGTCCAATTTTCTAATCATACTCATTACACACAAGGATGGACTGGACATGCCTTTACTGCTGACGATATTGCTGAAGTCGTTCGTGGTTTGGCTAACCTTGATGTATTAACCGAATGCCAAGCTGTGGTTACAGGTTACCAAGGGACTGCAGAGCAATGTTCTGTCGTCGCCGATACAGTAGCGAAAGTAAAACAAGCCAACCCAAATGCTCTTTATGTCTGTGACCCGGTTATGAGTAATCCTGAGAAAGGATGTATTGTGGCACCGGGGATCACTGAACAATTGATTAATACCTTGATTCCAATTGCTGATGTCATTGTGCCAAACCAGTTCGAGCTTTCACAAATTGCGAATATGGAAATTAATAGCTTAGAAGATGCCGTCAAAGCTTGTCATAAGGCGCTGACTAAAGGACCTAAACTTATCATTGCTAAACATCTACATGGTATCGATAAACAGAATTTCAATATGATGCTAGCCACCAAAGATGGCGTCTATTTGGCAAAACGCCCTCTTTATCAGATTTGTAAAGAGCCCATCGGTGTAGGCGATTTAATCACATCAATCTTTACTGCAGGTTTACTAAAAGGCTGGTCTCCACTACAAGCATTCCAACACTGCCATGATGCAGTGCATGGCGTTCTAAAAACAACCTTTAAAAGCGGAGAATGGGAATTGCAAACGATTGCAGCACAAGATGAACTCATCAATCCTAGTGAACACTTCCCGGCAGAATTAGTCGAACAACATTCCGAAAGTTACGCGTAA
- a CDS encoding TRIC cation channel family protein: MDISLLYSIDLFGTAIFAVSGVLLAGRLRMDPFGVIVLASVTAIGGGTIRDMALGATPVFWIRNTSYLWVILITCIITMLIVRRPKRVAWWILPVCDAIGLAVFVGIGVEKAMSYQSSPLVAIIMGVLTGCGGGIIRDVLAREIPMVLRSEVYATACIIGGVFHTSALALGYSSETALLSGISSTLIIRLGAIRWHLSLPIFALQR, from the coding sequence GTGGATATTTCATTACTCTACTCTATTGACCTATTTGGTACGGCGATATTTGCCGTTTCTGGTGTCCTACTTGCTGGTCGCTTACGTATGGATCCATTTGGGGTAATCGTTCTCGCCAGTGTTACTGCGATTGGCGGCGGTACTATTCGTGATATGGCCTTGGGCGCAACCCCTGTCTTTTGGATTCGTAACACCAGCTACCTGTGGGTTATTCTAATCACTTGTATTATTACTATGTTGATCGTTCGACGCCCTAAAAGAGTAGCTTGGTGGATTCTGCCTGTCTGCGATGCTATTGGGCTTGCTGTTTTTGTCGGTATTGGTGTCGAAAAAGCCATGAGTTATCAAAGTTCACCGCTCGTTGCAATTATTATGGGCGTTCTAACTGGCTGTGGCGGTGGTATCATTCGTGATGTGCTGGCGAGAGAAATCCCAATGGTGTTGCGTAGTGAAGTTTACGCAACAGCTTGTATTATAGGCGGTGTATTTCACACCTCTGCGCTCGCATTAGGCTATTCATCCGAAACTGCCCTTTTATCTGGTATATCGTCGACACTTATTATTCGGTTAGGCGCTATTCGCTGGCATTTATCACTACCAATCTTTGCTCTACAACGTTAA
- the btuF gene encoding vitamin B12 ABC transporter substrate-binding protein BtuF — protein MSYGAICLTALLFIASSAVYASTPQRIISLSPHATELAFAAGLGDKLIAVSDYSDYPPAAQKLEKIANYKGINVDRIVALQPDLIITWPEGNPVREINKLKQMGFHLYASHVQTLADISKNLIDLSQFATNPSIGQQAAKTFNSQLKALKQRYSHQTPVRYFYQLSQKPIITVAQDNWPSEVFSFCGGKNVFGDSPSPYPQVGIEQVVLAQPDVIFTSEHAMTDGSMWQEWKNEIPAVGHHRVWSLHSDWLNRPTPRTLRAIKEVCQYFAQARENLTRK, from the coding sequence ATGTCTTATGGCGCAATATGTTTAACCGCATTATTGTTTATTGCCAGCTCTGCTGTTTATGCCTCTACCCCGCAAAGAATCATTAGCTTATCACCTCATGCTACAGAGCTAGCCTTTGCTGCTGGACTAGGAGATAAGCTGATTGCTGTTAGTGACTACAGCGATTATCCCCCCGCAGCGCAAAAGCTGGAAAAGATTGCGAACTACAAAGGCATCAATGTCGATAGGATCGTAGCGCTACAACCCGATCTCATTATTACTTGGCCAGAAGGCAATCCGGTACGAGAGATCAATAAATTAAAGCAGATGGGCTTTCATCTCTACGCATCCCATGTCCAAACACTGGCAGATATCAGCAAAAATCTTATCGATTTAAGCCAGTTTGCAACTAATCCCAGTATTGGCCAACAAGCAGCTAAAACATTTAACTCACAACTGAAAGCACTCAAGCAACGTTATAGTCATCAAACACCCGTTCGTTATTTTTATCAGCTCAGTCAAAAACCGATTATTACTGTGGCTCAAGATAACTGGCCGAGTGAAGTCTTCTCTTTTTGTGGCGGTAAAAATGTATTTGGTGACAGCCCCAGTCCCTATCCGCAAGTTGGTATAGAACAGGTCGTCCTCGCCCAACCCGATGTTATTTTCACCTCAGAACATGCGATGACTGACGGTTCAATGTGGCAAGAATGGAAAAATGAAATTCCAGCTGTCGGTCATCATCGGGTTTGGTCGCTTCATTCTGACTGGCTTAATCGCCCAACTCCGCGCACCTTACGCGCGATTAAAGAAGTCTGCCAATATTTCGCTCAAGCACGAGAAAATCTGACCAGAAAATAG
- a CDS encoding cobalamin biosynthesis family protein yields the protein MDEFFHSVYTNGALLALWGALLFHLIIPIPHSAHPVTLWHKFAELLADKVNRNNTYQQSYISGTLAWLFMLLPTLAVLIALKMLVWQPALFELALLLLAIDWRTQEGLTKHISLALAEQDKVAARDKLSVYVNRDTSRLSALGLGKATAETLIMGFGRNVIAVLFWYGIFGGIGALTYRLLAELARAWSPTRDNYSPFGFPVVRVVAVLDVIPLRLFSLLLLVGKQSGYVWQKMREQAPTWPLPGPAWLLCVVGNKLQLALGGPAIYGKKKAVRSKIGGRIAPAALHLSQIQSLLAWRSFIWILLESLLMLAIYHGV from the coding sequence ATGGACGAATTTTTTCATTCTGTCTATACCAATGGTGCGCTCTTAGCCTTATGGGGCGCACTACTATTTCATTTAATCATCCCCATTCCTCATAGTGCTCACCCTGTTACCTTATGGCATAAGTTTGCAGAGCTATTAGCTGACAAGGTCAACCGTAATAATACATATCAACAAAGTTATATATCCGGCACACTCGCTTGGTTATTTATGTTGTTACCAACATTAGCGGTATTGATTGCATTAAAAATGTTAGTTTGGCAACCCGCTCTATTTGAACTTGCACTGTTATTGCTCGCAATTGATTGGCGCACACAAGAGGGATTAACCAAACACATTTCACTCGCCCTAGCCGAACAAGACAAGGTGGCAGCAAGGGATAAACTCTCGGTTTATGTCAATCGTGATACTTCACGTCTATCCGCTCTTGGCCTAGGAAAAGCTACCGCCGAAACTCTAATCATGGGCTTTGGACGTAATGTCATTGCCGTATTATTTTGGTATGGGATTTTTGGCGGGATTGGGGCTCTCACCTACCGACTATTAGCCGAACTGGCTCGCGCTTGGTCACCAACACGGGATAATTATTCCCCGTTTGGTTTCCCTGTTGTTCGAGTTGTCGCGGTTTTAGATGTTATCCCTCTGCGTTTATTTAGCTTATTGCTACTCGTTGGAAAGCAGAGCGGATATGTATGGCAAAAAATGCGCGAACAAGCACCGACATGGCCGCTTCCAGGGCCAGCATGGCTGCTCTGCGTCGTTGGTAACAAACTCCAGTTGGCACTTGGCGGTCCCGCTATTTACGGTAAAAAGAAAGCTGTGCGTAGTAAAATTGGTGGACGAATCGCTCCTGCCGCGCTTCATCTTTCCCAAATTCAAAGCCTGCTTGCTTGGCGATCATTTATCTGGATTCTGCTAGAAAGCCTGCTCATGCTTGCTATCTACCACGGAGTATAA
- the mtnN gene encoding 5'-methylthioadenosine/S-adenosylhomocysteine nucleosidase produces MKIGIIGAMEQEVAILKNAMQNAEQVNKAGCTYYCGQINGAEVVLLQSGIGKVSAAVGTAILLSDYQPDVVINTGSAGGFDTSLTMGDVVISSEVRHHDADVTAFGYEMGQMAGQPAAFMADENLMSVAEKALGTTDKHAVRGLICTGDAFICKSEQQEYIRKHFPSVVAVEMEASAIAQTCHQFNVPFVVVRAISDVADKESPMSFDEFLPLAAQSSSEMVLKMIELLK; encoded by the coding sequence ATGAAAATTGGCATCATTGGCGCGATGGAGCAAGAAGTCGCAATCCTTAAAAACGCAATGCAAAACGCTGAGCAAGTAAACAAAGCGGGCTGCACATACTACTGTGGTCAAATCAATGGCGCAGAAGTTGTACTTCTTCAATCAGGGATTGGTAAAGTATCTGCTGCTGTCGGCACTGCCATTTTACTTAGTGATTACCAACCGGATGTCGTGATTAACACTGGCTCTGCGGGCGGCTTTGATACTTCCCTAACAATGGGTGATGTAGTCATTTCAAGTGAAGTTCGTCACCATGATGCAGACGTAACGGCTTTCGGTTACGAGATGGGGCAAATGGCAGGCCAACCTGCAGCATTTATGGCTGATGAAAACCTTATGTCAGTGGCAGAAAAAGCCCTTGGTACAACGGATAAACACGCAGTACGTGGCTTGATCTGTACTGGTGATGCCTTTATTTGTAAGTCAGAGCAACAAGAATACATCCGTAAGCACTTCCCATCAGTGGTTGCTGTTGAAATGGAAGCGTCCGCGATCGCCCAAACTTGTCACCAATTTAATGTGCCATTTGTCGTTGTTCGCGCTATTTCTGATGTTGCGGATAAAGAGTCACCAATGTCATTTGATGAATTCTTACCACTTGCAGCACAAAGCTCTTCAGAAATGGTTCTGAAGATGATCGAACTATTAAAATAA
- a CDS encoding DUF1499 domain-containing protein: protein MLGACSQGIAPAKDRTDIPCSQKASCVSTSDSREDFYLAPYILRPGVTLDQVKRVVLTLPGTKIADRDKDSQYLRVECTSKILRIVDDLELKLTDFQLVVRSQSRADYPDFGANRRRAETLRDKLDLAGLLDEP from the coding sequence ATGCTAGGAGCATGCAGTCAAGGAATCGCGCCAGCGAAAGACCGTACTGATATTCCCTGTAGCCAAAAAGCCAGCTGCGTTTCCACATCAGACAGCCGAGAAGATTTTTATCTTGCGCCCTATATTTTGCGACCCGGTGTGACATTAGACCAAGTCAAACGAGTAGTGCTGACCCTTCCCGGAACAAAAATAGCGGATAGAGACAAAGACTCTCAGTATTTACGAGTTGAATGCACCTCAAAAATACTCCGTATAGTTGATGACTTGGAGTTAAAGTTAACGGATTTTCAATTAGTCGTACGCTCTCAATCTCGTGCAGATTATCCCGATTTTGGCGCCAACAGACGTCGAGCTGAAACGCTACGTGACAAATTGGATTTAGCGGGACTTTTAGACGAGCCCTAA
- a CDS encoding FAD-dependent oxidoreductase, whose translation MSQNVYQFIDVNRVDPAKKPLNIRKIEFVEIYEPFTKQQATAQADRCLDCGNPYCEWKCPVHNYIPQWLKLANEGRILEAVELSHQTNSLPEVCGRVCPQDRLCEGSCTLSEDFGAVTIGNIEKYITDKAFEMGWKPDMSSVTWTDKKVAIIGAGPAGLAAADILIRNGVKPVVFDRYPEVGGLLTFGIPSFKLEKSVMENRRRIFTEMGVEFRLNTEVGKDVQMQDLIDEYDAVFLGVGTYKYMRAGLENEDASGVYDALPFLISNTYKVMEIGNNEPFIDMAGKKVVVLGGGDTAMDCVRTSIRQNAQQVICAYRRDEANMPGSRKEVKNAREEGVEFMFNVQPLALEVDGQGNVTGVKVVKTALGEPDAAGRRRPEPVPGSEHVLAADAVIMAFGFQPHQMTWLEPYGVELDDRGRIKAPSEQEFQYQTSNAKIFAGGDAVRGSDLVVTAIDEGRKAANGILDFLDI comes from the coding sequence ATGAGCCAGAATGTTTACCAGTTTATTGATGTAAACCGTGTTGACCCGGCTAAAAAGCCACTCAACATTCGTAAAATCGAGTTCGTAGAAATCTACGAACCCTTTACTAAACAACAAGCGACCGCACAAGCGGATCGCTGTTTAGACTGTGGTAACCCATACTGTGAATGGAAATGTCCTGTACATAACTACATTCCTCAATGGTTGAAACTTGCCAACGAAGGTCGAATCCTAGAAGCGGTTGAGCTTTCTCATCAAACAAACAGCTTGCCAGAGGTATGCGGCCGTGTATGCCCACAAGATCGTTTGTGTGAAGGTTCTTGTACCCTGAGTGAAGATTTCGGTGCTGTGACTATTGGTAATATTGAAAAATACATCACCGATAAAGCTTTTGAGATGGGATGGAAACCTGACATGTCTAGTGTGACATGGACAGATAAAAAAGTTGCCATTATCGGAGCTGGGCCTGCTGGTCTTGCTGCCGCAGATATTTTAATTCGTAACGGTGTAAAACCTGTTGTGTTTGATCGCTACCCTGAAGTTGGCGGTCTCCTCACGTTTGGTATTCCTTCGTTCAAATTAGAAAAATCGGTCATGGAAAACCGCCGCCGTATCTTTACTGAAATGGGCGTTGAATTCCGCTTGAACACAGAAGTGGGCAAAGATGTACAAATGCAAGATCTGATCGATGAATACGATGCCGTATTCCTTGGTGTAGGGACTTACAAGTACATGCGTGCAGGTTTAGAAAATGAAGATGCATCAGGTGTTTACGATGCCCTTCCTTTCCTTATTTCTAACACTTACAAAGTGATGGAAATAGGGAACAACGAACCTTTCATCGATATGGCTGGTAAAAAAGTGGTCGTTCTTGGTGGTGGTGATACCGCGATGGACTGTGTACGGACTTCCATTCGTCAAAATGCCCAACAAGTCATTTGTGCTTACCGCCGCGATGAAGCCAACATGCCAGGCTCTCGTAAAGAAGTAAAAAATGCGCGTGAGGAAGGCGTTGAATTTATGTTTAACGTTCAACCACTTGCTCTCGAAGTTGATGGTCAAGGTAACGTCACGGGCGTGAAAGTGGTCAAAACAGCGCTAGGTGAACCTGATGCAGCTGGCCGCCGCCGTCCAGAACCAGTACCAGGTAGTGAGCATGTTCTTGCCGCTGATGCTGTGATCATGGCCTTTGGTTTCCAACCTCATCAAATGACTTGGTTAGAACCTTATGGCGTAGAACTTGATGATCGTGGCCGAATTAAAGCGCCAAGTGAACAAGAGTTCCAATACCAAACGTCGAACGCAAAAATATTTGCAGGCGGTGATGCAGTTCGAGGCTCTGATTTGGTCGTCACAGCGATTGATGAAGGTCGAAAAGCTGCAAATGGCATCCTAGATTTCCTCGATATTTAG